One Spinacia oleracea cultivar Varoflay chromosome 4, BTI_SOV_V1, whole genome shotgun sequence DNA segment encodes these proteins:
- the LOC130471711 gene encoding protein FAR1-RELATED SEQUENCE 5-like, with the protein MAEDKNSSAHHESIDDVKSVPPSNDKYDDNSGGLDIENLPENFIASKEKGFGARNKAVVRRKVDGKFTLKNLMCSREGVRQLKYLEKPTRKRPSRLETRCGCQAVIKFRWNPSDDSWFVRDFVGLHDHELPVSHRRLSDADKLRIKALINSGVSPSVTMRNLVQQAGGPYKLPFFKKDFYNSCQRIQKEDIPDGDTEALFAYLLGKQDIDPGFFLKFTRDEDNALDKLFWCDGMSRNDYRAFGNVIAFDTTYKVNAYHKNHHRQSVVFAVSLVSPEKEETFKWILEQLT; encoded by the exons ATGGCTGAGGATAAAAATTCTAGCGCACACCATGAATCGATTGATGACGTGAAATCAGTACCACCCTCCAATGATAAGTATGATGATAATTCTGGTGGTTTAGACATCGAAAATCTTCCAGAAAACTTCATTGCCTCTAAA GAAAAAGGTTTCGGAGCACGAAACAAAGCCGTTGTAAGGAGAAAAGTGGATGGTAAATTCACATTAAAAAACCTAATGTGCAGCAGGGAAGGTGTACGGCAGCTAAAGTACTTGGAAAAACCAACTAGGAAGCGCCCGTCAAGACTGGAAACTAGATGTGGGTGCCAAGCTGTAATCAAGTTCAGGTGGAATCCAAGTGATGACTCTTGGTTCGTGAGAGACTTTGTTGGGCTCCATGATCATGAGCTT CCAGT aagCCATAGAAGACTTTCAGATGCTGACAAGCTCCGTATCAAGGCATTGATCAATTCTGGGGTTTCTCCTTCCGTGACAATGAGGAATCTGGTTCAACAAGCGGGTGGTCCTTACAAACTACCTTTCTTTAAAAAGGACTTTTACAATTCTTGTCAAAGAATTCAGAAGGAAGATATTCCAGATGGGGACACGGAGGCCTTGTTTGCATACCTGCTTGGGAAACAGGATATAGACCCTGGGTTTTTCTTGAAATTTACACGAGACGAAGATAATGCTCTGGATAAACTGTTTTGGTGTGATGGGATGTCCCGTAATGATTACAGGGCATTTGGCAATGTCATTGCCTTTGACACCACATACAAAGTAAATGCGTACCACAAAAATCACCATAGGCAAAGTGTTGTTTTTGCTGTTTCTCTAGTTAGCCCTGAAAAGGAGGAGACATTCAAATGGATATTGGAGCAGTTGACTTAA
- the LOC110806011 gene encoding protein FAR1-RELATED SEQUENCE 3-like, protein MLYKFVELYDQVLKDIRFTESGLDYQTKHTTPIIKGVLSGVKTHAATAYTRNWYDMLCKEMNYESSHIVVKFKQDKTHFDGVTNIYWLSNTEYMKAQYIVIHNAKLHKMYCCCMKLESVGIPCRHMFAVMKYRHMTEIPRGCILRRWTKYAKAGLSYGHTLDEFKEQTDTALVDRSYNGSIWLKNVLSKVLISLENHDEKAEGIPKKATLVGIGDPKVLQAGRGLKKKATNPQE, encoded by the exons atgttgTACAAATTTGTTGAATTGTATGATCAAGTGTTGAAAGATATAAGGTTCACAGAATCAGGACTCGACTACCAAACGAAGCACACAACTCCGATTATCAAAGGGGTCCTTTCAGGTGTGAAAACACATGCTGCAACAGCGTACACAAGGAACTGGTACGATATGTTATGCAAAGAGATGAACTACGAGTCATCGCATATTGTTGTGAAGTTTAAGCAGGATAAGACACATTTTGATGGGGTAACTAATATTTATTGGTTGAGTAATACTGAGTACATGAAAGCACAGTACATTGTAATACACAATGCTAAGCTCCACAAGATGTATTGCTGCTGCATGAAGTTGGAATCTGTGGGCATACCCTGTCGCCACATGTTTGCTGTAATGAAGTATAGACACATGACCGAGATACCAAGGGGTTGTATACTTCGAAGATGGACGAAATATGCCAAGGCAGGCCTGTCTTATGGTCACACACTGGACGAATTTAAAGAGCAGACTGATACTGC GTTGGTAGATAGATCTTACAACGGGTCAATATGGTTAAAGAATGTTTTGTCAAAGGTATTGATTTCTCTGGAAAACCATGATGAGAAAGCAGAGGGAATCCCAAAGAAAGCGACATTGGTCGGAATCGGTGATCCCAAAGTTTTGCAAGCGGGCAGGGGACTTAAAAAGAAAGCCACAAATCCACAAGAGTAA
- the LOC130471712 gene encoding uncharacterized protein, with translation MKCTYDVLNSVWVLPDGTQAGVGAVSNQESDPHHSGGEPDNAQVQGEDPDEFLRHVHLDVDGSKGFEDGDDVSGSGEDDDNATGAGRDDGAAEDDDDAMEPGDIDVAAADDDDATRTGTDDDDDA, from the exons ATGAAGTGTACATATGATGTGTTGAACTCTGTATGGGTTCTTCCAGATGGTACCCAAGCAGGTGTTGGTGCGGTGAGTAATCAAGAATCTGACCCACACCATAGTGGAGGTGAACCGGACAATGCGCAAGTTCAAGGTGAAGATCCAGACGAATTTTTGCGCCATGTACATCTTG ATGTTGATGGTTCGAAGGGTTTTGAGGACGGTGATGACGTTAGCGGAAGTGGAGAAGATGATGACAACGCTACCGGAGCTGGAAGAGATGATGGAGCTGCAGAAGATGATGACGACGCTATGGAACCTGGAGACATTGATGTAGCTGCAGCAGACGATGACGATGCTACCAGAACTGGAACAGATGATGACGACGATGCATAA